Proteins encoded in a region of the Streptomyces sp. PCS3-D2 genome:
- a CDS encoding MBL fold metallo-hydrolase, producing the protein MPVDDPYLVQPAPGVYAYVQPDGGWCLNNAGFVSDGGRTLLIDTAATERRALALRDAIAAAGVPLPRTVVNTHHHGDHTYGNCVFTPGALILGHDAARAEQLAAGHQLEMIWPATDFGAIDITAPDLTYSDRATVHVGSTEVRVVHPGVAHTTGDSVVWVPEHRVVFTGDLVFAGGTPFLAMGSLAGSLRALELLRSLDAETVVPGHGPLTDPSSYDSTERYLRYVAEVSREGRAGGLTPLEVARQADLGEFAAWRESERLVANVHRAYAELAGEPEGAPLDIPAVLADMTVMNGGTPILCHA; encoded by the coding sequence ATGCCCGTCGACGACCCGTACCTCGTCCAGCCCGCACCGGGGGTGTACGCCTACGTGCAGCCCGACGGAGGATGGTGCCTGAACAACGCCGGCTTCGTCAGCGACGGCGGCCGGACCCTGCTCATCGACACCGCCGCCACCGAGCGGCGCGCACTGGCGCTGCGTGACGCGATCGCGGCGGCCGGGGTGCCGCTCCCCCGGACGGTGGTGAACACCCACCACCACGGCGACCACACCTACGGCAACTGCGTCTTCACCCCCGGGGCGCTGATCCTCGGGCACGACGCCGCTCGGGCCGAGCAGCTCGCCGCGGGCCACCAGCTGGAGATGATCTGGCCGGCGACGGACTTCGGGGCGATAGACATCACCGCCCCCGACCTGACCTACAGCGACCGGGCGACCGTGCACGTGGGCTCGACCGAGGTGCGGGTCGTCCACCCGGGGGTCGCGCACACCACCGGGGACTCGGTCGTGTGGGTGCCCGAGCACCGGGTGGTCTTCACCGGGGACCTGGTCTTCGCCGGGGGCACGCCGTTCCTTGCGATGGGCTCGCTCGCCGGCTCCCTGCGGGCCCTGGAGCTGCTGCGGTCACTGGACGCGGAGACCGTCGTACCGGGCCACGGACCGCTGACGGACCCGTCGTCCTACGACTCCACCGAGCGCTACCTGCGGTACGTGGCCGAAGTCTCCCGGGAGGGGCGGGCCGGGGGGCTGACCCCGCTGGAGGTGGCCCGGCAGGCCGACCTCGGCGAGTTCGCGGCCTGGCGGGAGAGCGAGCGGCTGGTGGCCAACGTGCACCGGGCCTACGCGGAGCTGGCCGGGGAGCCGGAGGGTGCGCCGCTGGACATACCGGCGGTGCTCGCGGACATGACGGTGATGAACGGCGGTACGCCGATCCTGTGCCACGCGTGA
- a CDS encoding NUDIX domain-containing protein — translation MSAADEVLDVVDRDDRVLGQAPRGEVYARGLIHRCVFVLARDAEERIFVHRRTASKLVFPSHYDMFVGGVVGAGESYAEAALREAEEELGVRGLAQPEPLFRFLYEGPGGAWWSSVHEVRCELPVAPQGSEVAWHSFLTREELDRRIGSGQWPWVPDGLEAYRRLRAYRGSRQ, via the coding sequence GTGAGTGCCGCTGATGAAGTACTGGACGTGGTGGACCGGGACGACCGGGTCCTCGGGCAGGCCCCGCGGGGCGAGGTGTACGCCCGCGGCCTGATCCACCGCTGTGTGTTCGTGCTGGCCAGGGACGCGGAGGAGCGGATCTTCGTGCACCGGCGGACCGCTTCGAAGCTCGTCTTCCCCTCGCACTACGACATGTTCGTGGGCGGGGTGGTGGGCGCCGGCGAGAGCTACGCCGAGGCCGCGCTGCGGGAGGCCGAGGAGGAGCTCGGGGTGCGGGGGCTGGCACAGCCGGAACCGCTGTTCAGGTTCCTGTACGAGGGCCCGGGCGGGGCTTGGTGGTCGTCCGTGCACGAGGTGCGGTGCGAGCTGCCGGTGGCCCCGCAGGGCTCGGAGGTGGCCTGGCACTCCTTCCTGACGCGGGAGGAGCTGGACCGGCGGATCGGGAGCGGGCAGTGGCCCTGGGTGCCGGACGGGTTGGAGGCCTACCGGCGGCTGCGGGCGTATCGCGGCTCCCGCCAGTAG
- a CDS encoding YidH family protein: protein MIDFVKDVRLWFAPSRLKDEGDTPDYRFSLANERTFLAWIRTALALVGGGFAVDQFLPDLRWGVRVGMAFALLAVGAACALRAVNHWVRCERAMRRHEDLPLSRFPVVLSLGVGLVAVAMVVVVLLGWTSGR from the coding sequence GTGATCGACTTCGTCAAGGACGTACGCCTGTGGTTCGCACCGTCGCGGCTGAAGGATGAGGGCGACACCCCCGACTACCGCTTCTCGCTGGCCAACGAGCGCACGTTCCTCGCCTGGATCCGGACCGCCCTGGCGCTGGTCGGCGGCGGTTTCGCCGTCGACCAGTTCCTGCCCGACCTGCGCTGGGGGGTGCGCGTGGGCATGGCCTTCGCGCTCCTCGCGGTCGGCGCGGCCTGCGCGCTGCGGGCGGTGAACCACTGGGTGCGCTGCGAGCGGGCGATGCGGCGGCACGAGGACCTGCCGCTGTCGCGGTTCCCGGTGGTGCTGAGCCTGGGCGTGGGGCTGGTCGCGGTGGCGATGGTGGTGGTCGTGCTGCTGGGCTGGACGTCCGGGCGGTGA
- a CDS encoding DUF202 domain-containing protein, with protein MDRDAGLQPERTRLAWRRTTLASSVVAVLALRQALRGPGSPSELAGAALIVLVWLAFLWVAHRRIRALATGRPRVLDPGSALSVVACTVALAAFAVAVIL; from the coding sequence GTGGATCGCGACGCCGGGCTCCAGCCCGAGCGGACCCGGCTGGCGTGGCGGCGTACGACGCTGGCGTCCTCGGTGGTGGCGGTGCTGGCCCTGCGGCAGGCGCTGCGCGGGCCGGGGTCGCCGTCGGAACTGGCCGGGGCCGCGTTGATCGTGTTGGTCTGGCTGGCGTTCCTGTGGGTGGCGCACCGCAGGATCCGGGCCTTGGCCACCGGCCGGCCGCGGGTGCTGGACCCCGGGTCGGCGCTGTCCGTGGTGGCGTGCACGGTGGCGCTGGCGGCGTTCGCGGTGGCGGTCATCCTCTGA
- a CDS encoding FAD-binding dehydrogenase, translating into MTYDADVIVIGAGLAGLVATAELVDAGRKVVLLDQEPEQSIGGQAHWSFGGMFLVDSPEQRRMRIRDSRDLALQDWLGTAGFDREEDAWPRRWAGAYVDFAAGEKRRWLHARGVRFFPVVGWAERGGYDADGHGNSVPRFHITWGTGPGLVEPFERRVREGVARGLVRLAFRHRVTGLAATAGALDTVTGEILEPSDAARGTASSREAAGTFSLRAQAVIVTSGGIGGNHDLVRAQWPARLGTPPARMLSGVPAHVDGLMLGIAEAAGASHINKDRMWHYTEGIRNWDPIWARHGIRILPGPSPLWLDATGRRLPVPLFPGFDTLGTLDHIMRTGHDHTWFVLNERIIGKEFALSGSEQNPDLTGRSVRGVITRARQAVPGPVRAFMEHGADFVVERDLSALVRGMNAVTGEDLLDEAAVRRAITARDREVANPFTKDLQVTAIRGARRYLGDKLIRTAAPHRILDPKAGPLIAVRLSILTRKSLGGLETDLSSRVLTGTGEPLPGLYAAGEAAGFGGGGVHGYRALEGTFLGGCVFSGRAAGRAAARAVG; encoded by the coding sequence ATGACGTACGACGCAGACGTGATCGTGATCGGAGCCGGGCTCGCGGGCCTGGTGGCCACCGCCGAGCTCGTCGACGCGGGCCGCAAGGTGGTCCTGCTCGACCAGGAGCCGGAACAGTCCATCGGGGGCCAGGCGCACTGGTCCTTCGGCGGGATGTTCCTCGTGGACTCGCCCGAGCAGCGCCGGATGCGGATCAGGGACAGTCGGGACCTCGCCCTCCAGGACTGGCTCGGCACCGCCGGGTTCGACCGCGAGGAGGACGCCTGGCCGCGCCGCTGGGCCGGGGCCTACGTCGACTTCGCGGCCGGGGAGAAGCGCCGCTGGCTGCACGCGCGGGGAGTCCGCTTCTTCCCCGTCGTCGGCTGGGCCGAGCGCGGCGGCTACGACGCGGACGGCCACGGCAACTCCGTCCCGCGCTTCCACATCACCTGGGGCACCGGGCCCGGGCTGGTGGAGCCGTTCGAGCGGCGGGTCCGGGAGGGTGTGGCCCGCGGCCTGGTCCGGCTGGCGTTCCGCCACCGGGTGACCGGTCTGGCCGCCACCGCCGGCGCCCTGGACACCGTGACCGGGGAGATCCTCGAACCCTCCGACGCCGCGCGAGGCACCGCCAGCAGCCGCGAGGCCGCCGGAACCTTCTCCCTGCGGGCCCAGGCCGTGATCGTCACCAGCGGCGGCATCGGCGGCAACCACGACCTCGTGCGCGCGCAGTGGCCTGCCCGGCTCGGCACTCCGCCCGCACGGATGCTCTCCGGCGTACCCGCGCACGTCGACGGCCTCATGCTGGGGATCGCGGAGGCGGCGGGCGCCAGCCACATCAACAAGGACCGGATGTGGCACTACACCGAGGGCATCCGGAACTGGGACCCGATCTGGGCCCGGCACGGGATCCGCATCCTCCCCGGCCCGTCCCCGCTCTGGCTGGACGCCACGGGCAGACGGCTGCCCGTACCGCTCTTCCCGGGCTTCGACACCCTCGGCACGCTCGACCACATCATGCGGACGGGCCACGACCACACCTGGTTCGTGCTCAACGAGCGCATCATCGGGAAGGAGTTCGCCCTCTCCGGCTCCGAGCAGAACCCCGACCTCACCGGCCGGTCGGTGCGCGGCGTCATCACCCGCGCGCGCCAGGCCGTACCCGGCCCGGTCAGGGCCTTCATGGAGCACGGCGCCGACTTCGTCGTCGAACGCGACCTGTCCGCCCTGGTGCGCGGCATGAACGCGGTCACCGGGGAGGACCTCCTCGACGAGGCCGCCGTGCGGCGCGCGATCACGGCCCGCGACCGGGAGGTCGCCAACCCCTTCACCAAGGATCTCCAGGTGACGGCGATCCGCGGGGCCCGCCGGTACCTCGGCGACAAGCTGATCCGCACCGCCGCCCCGCACCGGATCCTCGACCCGAAGGCCGGCCCGCTGATCGCGGTACGGCTCTCCATCCTGACCCGCAAGTCCCTGGGCGGCCTGGAGACCGACCTCTCCTCGCGGGTCCTGACCGGGACGGGCGAGCCGCTCCCCGGCCTCTACGCCGCGGGCGAGGCGGCCGGCTTCGGCGGCGGCGGGGTGCACGGCTACCGGGCCCTGGAGGGCACCTTCCTCGGCGGGTGCGTCTTCTCGGGCCGTGCCGCGGGCCGGGCCGCGGCACGGGCGGTGGGCTGA